One stretch of Jiangella gansuensis DSM 44835 DNA includes these proteins:
- a CDS encoding polysaccharide pyruvyl transferase family protein: MAIWLGALASLRRLGVKVGYQCDDQDTFSMDALRRAVPDGPVLLTGGGDFGDLYTRPDGRPHLREQILAEMPGIPVIQLPQSVNFRDQIAADHTRRLIDRHGRFTMMVRDRRSHQFAQENFDADLRLTPDMAFGLDDTPQTRPSERLPHIAITWLHWFGSDAEYVDIGGPPRQLSHREIEWTRPIEAEPSWRPRQRAVRRINGKLCLTLQRHPRLRSPLAALFGSTFEPLATAALLRGLTILRSSSVVVTNRLHGHILALLAGLPHVVLDNSYGKVRGVYDAWTKPSKLARWADNGDEARRMSITLVDSVRESAKPG, from the coding sequence ATGGCGATCTGGCTCGGCGCGCTCGCCTCCCTCCGGAGACTCGGCGTCAAGGTTGGCTACCAATGCGACGATCAAGACACGTTCTCCATGGACGCGCTCCGCCGCGCTGTACCCGACGGCCCGGTCTTACTGACCGGCGGCGGGGATTTCGGTGATCTGTATACAAGGCCTGACGGGCGACCGCACCTACGCGAACAGATCCTCGCTGAGATGCCCGGCATCCCGGTGATCCAGTTGCCACAGAGTGTGAACTTCCGCGATCAAATCGCAGCCGATCACACGCGGCGGCTCATCGACCGGCACGGCCGTTTCACCATGATGGTTCGCGACCGCAGGAGTCACCAGTTTGCCCAAGAGAACTTCGACGCCGATTTGCGCCTGACGCCCGACATGGCATTCGGACTCGACGACACTCCCCAGACTCGGCCGTCGGAGCGGCTGCCGCACATCGCGATCACGTGGCTCCACTGGTTCGGCAGCGATGCGGAGTACGTGGACATCGGCGGACCTCCGCGCCAACTAAGTCATCGTGAGATCGAATGGACCCGCCCTATCGAGGCCGAACCATCCTGGCGACCGAGGCAACGGGCTGTCAGGCGCATCAACGGCAAGCTGTGTCTGACACTTCAGCGGCACCCTCGACTCCGCTCACCACTTGCCGCTCTTTTCGGTTCGACGTTCGAGCCGCTTGCCACAGCGGCCCTGCTACGTGGTCTCACGATCCTGCGATCGAGCAGCGTCGTAGTCACGAATCGCCTCCACGGCCACATTCTTGCCTTGCTCGCAGGCCTGCCGCACGTCGTACTGGACAACTCCTACGGCAAGGTGCGTGGTGTCTATGATGCCTGGACGAAACCCAGCAAGCTCGCCCGCTGGGCCGACAACGGCGACGAGGCGCGCCGGATGTCGATCACGTTGGTCGACAGCGTGCGCGAGTCCGCCAAGCCCGGCTAG
- a CDS encoding Gfo/Idh/MocA family protein → MIGAGGHASQSIYPSLRFTDLELVAVADLDEDRARDVGTRFGNPRIYTDLEKMLQAEELDAVGVVGPPELHYEGGRAVVESGRHLFVEKPPAPDLARTRQLEKLAAERGLQVMVGFMKRHASAYVRAMAISQRPEFGKRTILRLNYSHYHLPLRDHLVFMSTHPLDLARYLMGDVASGTVFKRGIGDHFVVALLLQHVDGGASQITLSAHEPRVQESVELVGESALVEVRNVTELRYHPAAPDMRAVMSTDETMTSLWFPEFTLPIGSHDNHVLQGYAGELNHFAESIKTGSRVSPGIADGVEAMRLAEAIYSAPEGLSELRLPD, encoded by the coding sequence ATGATCGGCGCGGGCGGGCACGCCTCCCAGTCGATCTACCCGTCGCTTCGGTTCACCGACCTCGAGCTCGTCGCCGTCGCGGACCTCGACGAGGACCGAGCGCGAGACGTAGGTACCCGATTCGGCAATCCACGCATCTACACCGACCTGGAGAAGATGCTCCAAGCCGAGGAGTTGGATGCCGTCGGCGTCGTCGGCCCACCCGAGCTGCACTACGAGGGCGGCCGTGCCGTCGTGGAGTCTGGTCGGCATCTCTTCGTAGAGAAGCCGCCGGCTCCAGACCTCGCCCGGACGCGCCAACTCGAGAAGCTTGCGGCCGAGCGAGGTCTTCAGGTCATGGTCGGCTTCATGAAGCGTCACGCCAGTGCCTACGTCCGCGCCATGGCCATCAGCCAGCGGCCGGAGTTCGGCAAGCGGACCATTCTTAGGCTGAACTACTCGCACTATCATCTGCCGCTTCGCGATCACCTCGTGTTCATGAGCACCCACCCCCTCGATCTGGCTCGATATCTCATGGGAGACGTGGCGTCAGGCACCGTCTTCAAGCGCGGGATCGGGGACCATTTCGTGGTGGCGCTGCTCCTCCAGCACGTTGATGGCGGTGCGTCGCAGATCACTCTCTCCGCGCACGAACCGCGCGTGCAAGAGTCGGTTGAACTGGTCGGCGAATCAGCACTTGTCGAGGTACGCAATGTTACTGAACTCCGGTACCACCCGGCCGCTCCGGACATGCGTGCCGTCATGTCCACCGACGAAACCATGACCTCACTCTGGTTCCCAGAGTTCACGCTGCCGATTGGCAGCCACGACAACCACGTTCTTCAGGGCTACGCCGGCGAGCTCAACCATTTCGCCGAATCGATCAAGACAGGCTCGCGCGTCTCACCTGGAATTGCCGACGGCGTCGAGGCAATGCGGCTTGCCGAAGCCATCTACTCCGCACCGGAAGGACTCTCTGAACTTCGCTTGCCGGACTGA
- a CDS encoding sugar phosphate isomerase/epimerase family protein, whose product MRIGCSTITFGPQPVAEALQRIADLGFSVVDLAAAPSYFEHIRLVDPPAGQAEVVAGLVQAHGLEVAGFISVPWVPDAIDDAEELRRRYVVAADAALAVGASAWIVDANVPASDDSHGRAVSLARFKRTITMAAELAAARGLRLGIEAPHSGTLAASLPEVIELLDAAGLPDLGIGLDTCHIFNSGASTADMLSAIGGRVVHVALRDAHADGRSCTPGDGAFDFDEFFQLLRQVGYTGDATLELEPPNPNASADERASEARRGRDYVERLLTANYSTPAEQPLPGGKP is encoded by the coding sequence ATGCGCATCGGATGCTCGACGATCACCTTCGGCCCACAGCCAGTGGCTGAAGCCCTACAACGCATCGCCGATCTCGGTTTCTCGGTAGTCGACCTCGCTGCCGCCCCCAGCTATTTCGAGCACATCAGGCTCGTCGACCCCCCGGCGGGCCAAGCGGAAGTGGTGGCCGGCCTCGTTCAAGCACATGGACTCGAGGTCGCTGGATTCATTTCGGTGCCGTGGGTTCCTGACGCGATCGACGATGCCGAGGAACTCCGGCGCCGCTACGTGGTGGCCGCTGACGCGGCGCTCGCCGTCGGTGCATCGGCCTGGATTGTGGACGCCAACGTCCCAGCGAGCGACGATTCCCACGGTCGAGCGGTCAGTCTCGCGCGGTTCAAACGGACCATCACCATGGCCGCGGAACTCGCCGCCGCACGAGGGCTGCGGCTCGGGATCGAAGCCCCCCACAGCGGAACGCTTGCCGCATCGCTGCCGGAAGTCATCGAACTGCTCGATGCCGCAGGACTACCCGACCTCGGCATCGGGCTCGACACCTGCCACATCTTCAACTCGGGCGCGAGCACGGCCGACATGCTTAGTGCGATCGGTGGCCGCGTCGTCCATGTCGCGTTACGTGACGCGCATGCCGACGGCCGATCCTGCACGCCCGGCGACGGAGCCTTCGACTTCGATGAGTTCTTCCAATTGCTCCGCCAGGTCGGTTACACCGGCGACGCAACTCTGGAACTGGAGCCGCCGAATCCGAACGCGTCCGCCGACGAGCGCGCGTCCGAGGCCAGACGAGGGCGGGACTATGTCGAGCGCCTACTCACAGCCAACTATTCAACGCCGGCTGAGCAGCCGCTTCCTGGAGGCAAGCCATGA
- a CDS encoding glycosyltransferase, whose protein sequence is MKVLLLTWGSRGHVQPFVSLARELNAAGHDAVLAAPAGSAALAAAFDVRFECLHDPMHELVADPKIQHAFEINFRGLIGKTLALHVRRTFAAVTTRVVRDMAAVADDGADVIVHDPIVPGYAGHHIAEHLNIPSVPVCLEPMWVPTSRFRNPLVPYRLPSQLNRMSYVVTRLWFGGFVDRDPFGASPVGFSGPPLQRRRRHNVLRRPNGQPATLLQVFSRHILPSPHDYPAWVHTTGFWLLPTPATWAPPLALTEFLAAGPPPVYVGFGSAVGTDPLTAGSIVRDAVRSAGVRAVVVAGAGGIRTETTDGDIFYLRQAPFDWLFPQMAAIVHHGGAGTTGDALAAGRPQVVCPFMTTQPFFGKRLHAAGVAPAPIPQHRLTAENLGRAIAHAARDRSMAKNATELGQRVRAERGAAAAVEIFESSL, encoded by the coding sequence ATGAAGGTCTTGCTTCTCACCTGGGGCAGCAGAGGACACGTCCAGCCTTTTGTCAGCCTGGCGCGAGAGCTCAATGCTGCGGGGCATGACGCGGTGCTCGCGGCACCGGCAGGTTCCGCCGCGCTCGCTGCTGCGTTCGATGTCCGGTTCGAGTGTCTTCACGATCCGATGCATGAGCTCGTGGCCGATCCGAAGATCCAACACGCATTCGAAATCAATTTCCGAGGTCTCATTGGCAAGACGCTCGCTCTTCACGTCCGGCGCACCTTCGCCGCCGTGACGACTCGGGTCGTACGCGACATGGCCGCAGTGGCGGACGATGGCGCCGACGTGATCGTCCACGACCCGATCGTCCCCGGTTACGCCGGCCATCACATCGCCGAGCATCTGAACATACCGTCGGTGCCGGTCTGCCTGGAGCCGATGTGGGTGCCGACGAGCCGGTTCCGCAATCCGCTGGTGCCGTACCGGCTGCCGTCACAGCTCAACCGCATGTCGTACGTGGTCACCCGGCTCTGGTTCGGCGGATTCGTCGACCGTGACCCCTTCGGAGCGAGCCCGGTCGGCTTCTCCGGTCCACCTCTTCAACGACGGCGCCGGCATAATGTCCTACGTCGGCCGAACGGCCAGCCGGCGACACTACTGCAAGTGTTCAGTCGGCACATACTTCCCAGCCCGCATGACTACCCGGCCTGGGTCCATACGACCGGCTTCTGGCTGCTGCCCACGCCAGCGACCTGGGCACCACCCCTAGCATTGACCGAATTCCTGGCCGCGGGGCCGCCCCCGGTGTACGTCGGATTCGGCAGCGCGGTCGGCACCGATCCGCTCACCGCCGGCAGTATCGTCCGCGACGCGGTACGGAGCGCTGGGGTTCGCGCGGTGGTGGTCGCCGGAGCGGGAGGCATCCGCACGGAGACGACCGATGGCGACATTTTCTACCTGCGGCAGGCACCATTCGACTGGCTGTTCCCGCAGATGGCCGCCATCGTCCACCACGGCGGCGCCGGCACAACTGGTGATGCCTTGGCAGCCGGCAGACCGCAGGTCGTGTGCCCGTTCATGACGACGCAGCCATTCTTCGGCAAGCGACTACACGCAGCCGGTGTCGCACCGGCGCCGATACCGCAGCACCGCCTCACCGCCGAGAACCTGGGCCGAGCGATCGCACATGCCGCGCGCGACCGCTCGATGGCCAAGAACGCGACGGAGCTCGGGCAGAGGGTCCGCGCGGAGCGCGGCGCGGCCGCAGCTGTCGAGATTTTCGAATCGTCGCTGTAG
- a CDS encoding 3-hydroxybutyryl-CoA dehydrogenase gives MSVDQHDPAIAGAPARIGVVGCGVMGSGIARTCATAGVDVVLAVSRVSSVSVRHLQLQDSLDDMVRKHRLTRAEADEALQRIVFTADLGDLADRELVFEAAPEDEELKTEIFASLDKVLDHPDAILASNTSSIPVLRLARATARPERVLGAHFFNPATRMPLVEVVETLLTDRAQADRLAVFLSGVLGKRVVRVRDRSGFIVNALLFPYIMSAIRMLESGFATAEDIDEAMVLGCNHPMGPLRLADLVGLDVVHAIGESLYAEFREPHHAPPPLLRRMVDAGLLGVKTGRGFHDHAPTG, from the coding sequence ATGTCTGTGGACCAGCATGATCCGGCGATCGCCGGTGCGCCCGCCCGTATCGGGGTCGTCGGGTGCGGTGTCATGGGGTCCGGGATCGCCCGCACCTGCGCGACGGCCGGCGTCGACGTAGTCCTCGCCGTCTCGAGGGTCAGTTCGGTGTCCGTGCGGCATCTGCAGCTGCAGGATTCGCTCGACGACATGGTGAGGAAGCATCGCTTGACCCGGGCGGAGGCGGACGAGGCACTTCAGCGCATCGTCTTCACCGCCGACCTGGGTGATCTGGCGGACCGGGAGCTGGTCTTCGAGGCGGCCCCCGAGGACGAGGAACTCAAGACCGAGATCTTCGCGTCCCTCGACAAGGTGCTCGACCATCCTGACGCGATCCTGGCGTCGAACACGTCGTCCATCCCGGTGCTGCGGCTGGCCAGAGCCACCGCCCGCCCGGAGCGGGTTCTGGGTGCGCATTTCTTCAACCCGGCGACCAGGATGCCGCTGGTCGAGGTCGTCGAGACACTGCTCACTGACCGGGCCCAGGCGGACCGCCTGGCTGTCTTCCTCAGCGGCGTGCTCGGCAAGCGGGTCGTGCGGGTGCGTGACCGGTCGGGCTTCATTGTCAACGCGTTGCTGTTCCCGTACATCATGTCGGCCATCAGGATGCTGGAGTCGGGCTTCGCCACGGCCGAGGACATCGACGAAGCCATGGTGTTGGGCTGCAACCATCCGATGGGGCCGCTGCGGCTGGCCGATCTGGTCGGGCTCGATGTCGTCCACGCGATCGGCGAGTCGCTGTACGCGGAGTTCCGGGAGCCGCACCACGCGCCGCCGCCGTTGCTGCGCCGCATGGTCGATGCCGGGCTGCTCGGCGTGAAGACCGGCCGCGGCTTCCACGACCACGCGCCGACGGGGTAG
- a CDS encoding acyl-CoA dehydrogenase family protein, which translates to MDLTIPPELREFVDVVRRFRERELMPLEHDFLISGRFTAQTRTDLELRARKQGLWALDVPEEYGGQGLGTLGVCLVGEELFKHPAMFEFGGSPEPVLYAGTEEQRQRYLHPIIDGDVRCCYAFTEPSGGSDVAAVRTTATRDGEVWRLNGTKTFISYVERADFVIVFATVDPSLGARDITCFLVDIGTPGLTVSKPIPTMGDDWDPNELVFDDCVVPDANRLGAVGDGWRLASEQLTHGRLKIAAFQLGIAQRCIDIAVDWARQRSTWGRPIASRQAVQWMLADSVTELEAARLLVYRAAWMADAGLPIRDEAHMAKLYATEMAQRVTDRCLQILGGLGYTRELPIQSFYRQVRVWRIGHGTSEIQRWMIARNLLGLSSHD; encoded by the coding sequence ATGGACCTGACCATCCCGCCGGAACTGCGGGAGTTCGTCGACGTGGTCCGGCGGTTCCGCGAGCGCGAGCTGATGCCACTGGAACACGACTTCCTGATCAGCGGCCGCTTCACCGCGCAGACGCGCACCGACCTGGAGCTGCGGGCCCGAAAGCAGGGACTGTGGGCGCTCGACGTGCCGGAGGAGTACGGGGGCCAGGGCCTCGGAACACTGGGCGTCTGCCTGGTCGGTGAGGAGCTGTTCAAGCACCCAGCCATGTTCGAGTTCGGCGGCAGCCCGGAGCCGGTCCTCTACGCCGGCACGGAGGAACAGCGGCAGCGCTACCTGCACCCGATCATCGACGGCGACGTGCGGTGTTGCTACGCGTTCACCGAGCCCAGCGGCGGCTCCGACGTCGCCGCCGTCCGCACGACAGCGACTCGCGACGGCGAGGTCTGGCGGCTCAACGGCACCAAGACGTTCATCTCCTACGTCGAGCGGGCCGACTTCGTCATCGTGTTCGCGACGGTGGACCCCTCGCTCGGCGCGCGCGACATCACCTGCTTCCTCGTCGACATCGGCACACCCGGACTCACCGTGTCTAAGCCGATCCCGACCATGGGCGACGACTGGGACCCGAACGAGCTGGTCTTCGACGACTGCGTGGTGCCGGACGCGAACCGGCTCGGCGCCGTGGGCGACGGGTGGCGGCTGGCCAGCGAGCAACTGACACACGGCCGGCTGAAGATCGCCGCGTTCCAGCTTGGCATCGCCCAGCGGTGCATCGACATCGCGGTCGACTGGGCCCGCCAGCGCAGCACGTGGGGTCGGCCGATCGCGTCGCGGCAGGCGGTGCAGTGGATGCTGGCGGACTCGGTGACCGAGCTGGAGGCCGCCCGGTTGCTCGTGTACCGGGCCGCCTGGATGGCCGACGCCGGTCTGCCGATCCGGGACGAGGCGCACATGGCGAAGCTCTACGCCACCGAGATGGCCCAGCGTGTGACCGACCGGTGCCTGCAGATCCTCGGCGGCCTCGGCTACACCCGCGAGCTGCCCATCCAGAGCTTCTACCGGCAGGTCCGGGTGTGGCGGATCGGCCACGGCACCAGCGAGATCCAGCGCTGGATGATCGCGCGGAACCTGCTGGGCCTGTCCTCGCACGACTGA
- a CDS encoding FAS1-like dehydratase domain-containing protein — protein MALDIEGASPDLDRAYERLRLQLGVERHERLGVVPVRDLERFAVAAGTPEPWHAAPPLYLSSVMGWGAGPGEDELRPDGSGAAETRGLPLDGVRLMGAGQDLELHEPVHAGMVVVVHTRLTGVRRKRGRSGAFLVLEVLRRFTGDDGRPLVTCRESFVAR, from the coding sequence GTGGCCCTGGACATCGAGGGAGCCAGTCCGGACCTCGACCGGGCGTACGAACGGCTCCGACTGCAGCTGGGTGTCGAGCGGCACGAACGTCTCGGCGTCGTGCCCGTCCGCGACCTCGAACGGTTCGCCGTCGCCGCCGGCACGCCCGAGCCCTGGCACGCGGCACCGCCGCTCTACCTCAGCTCCGTGATGGGCTGGGGCGCCGGGCCAGGGGAGGACGAGCTGCGGCCGGACGGTTCCGGCGCCGCCGAGACGCGCGGGCTGCCGCTCGACGGCGTCCGGCTCATGGGCGCCGGCCAGGACCTCGAGCTGCACGAGCCGGTCCACGCCGGCATGGTCGTCGTCGTACACACCCGGCTGACCGGCGTGCGGCGCAAGCGCGGCCGCTCCGGAGCGTTCCTCGTCCTCGAGGTGCTCCGGCGGTTCACCGGCGACGACGGGCGGCCCCTGGTCACCTGCCGCGAGTCGTTCGTCGCCAGGTGA
- a CDS encoding FAS1-like dehydratase domain-containing protein, which yields MDVAVGTPITPYCVQPSTVQLFRFSAATWNAHRVHYDAEYAASEGYPGVLVQSHLHGCILLDAVLRWAGQDAAPRRFSWQNRGIAVAWDLLTVTGAVAAIDDNGPGGTRLVTVDLTEHNQRGELCAPGRAVVELPR from the coding sequence GTGGACGTCGCCGTGGGGACACCCATCACCCCGTATTGCGTGCAGCCGAGCACCGTTCAGTTGTTCCGGTTCAGTGCCGCGACATGGAACGCGCACCGGGTCCACTACGACGCCGAGTACGCCGCGAGCGAGGGGTACCCGGGCGTGCTGGTCCAGTCCCACCTGCACGGCTGCATCCTGCTCGACGCGGTGCTGCGGTGGGCCGGCCAGGACGCCGCGCCGCGCCGGTTCAGCTGGCAGAACCGCGGCATCGCCGTCGCCTGGGACCTGCTCACCGTCACCGGTGCGGTGGCGGCCATCGACGACAACGGCCCCGGCGGCACCCGGCTGGTCACTGTCGACCTGACGGAGCACAACCAGCGCGGTGAGCTGTGCGCGCCGGGACGTGCGGTCGTCGAGCTGCCGCGCTGA
- a CDS encoding SDR family NAD(P)-dependent oxidoreductase, whose protein sequence is MGVLTGRRVLVTGADGFIGSHLVERLLDEAAKVTAFCVYNSNGSYGWLDELPPDRLAGVDLRLGDIRDPRSVRRAVHDVDVVFHLAALVAIPYSYQAPESFVDTNVTGTLNVLEAVRDAGDVRLVHTSTSEVYGTPESVPITETHPLCGQSPYAASKIAADQLCQAYARSFDVDVLTLRPFNTYGPRQSARAVIPTILGQLLSGATTVRLGSLSPRRDLTYVADTVDGFVRLAGAELEPGTVVQLGTGQAVSIRQLFAICCEATGIEATAVTDHERVRPAASEVQVLLSSPERAKELLEWQAVWTLHDGLAETMRWLAPRVVAEHARRYHR, encoded by the coding sequence ATGGGTGTGCTCACGGGCCGCCGAGTCCTCGTGACCGGCGCGGACGGGTTCATCGGCAGCCACCTAGTGGAACGGCTGCTCGACGAGGCCGCGAAGGTGACGGCATTCTGCGTCTACAACTCCAACGGCTCCTACGGCTGGCTGGACGAGCTGCCGCCGGACCGGCTGGCCGGCGTGGACCTGCGGCTCGGGGACATCCGGGACCCGCGGTCGGTTCGCCGTGCCGTCCACGACGTCGACGTGGTGTTCCACCTGGCCGCGCTGGTGGCGATCCCGTACAGCTACCAGGCGCCGGAGTCATTCGTCGACACCAACGTCACCGGCACGCTGAACGTGCTGGAGGCGGTTCGTGACGCGGGCGACGTCCGCCTGGTGCACACGTCCACCAGTGAGGTCTACGGAACCCCTGAGTCGGTGCCGATCACCGAGACACACCCGCTCTGCGGCCAGTCACCGTACGCCGCGTCGAAGATCGCCGCCGACCAGCTGTGCCAGGCATACGCTCGGTCCTTCGACGTGGACGTCCTGACGCTGCGCCCGTTCAACACGTACGGCCCGCGGCAGTCAGCCCGAGCCGTCATTCCGACGATCCTGGGGCAGTTGCTCTCGGGCGCGACGACGGTGCGCCTCGGCAGCCTGTCCCCTCGCCGGGACCTGACGTACGTGGCCGACACCGTCGACGGGTTCGTCCGGCTGGCCGGCGCAGAGCTAGAGCCGGGCACCGTCGTGCAGCTGGGCACCGGGCAGGCGGTGTCGATCAGGCAGCTGTTCGCGATCTGCTGCGAGGCGACGGGGATCGAGGCGACCGCCGTGACGGACCACGAACGCGTCCGGCCGGCTGCCAGCGAGGTCCAGGTCCTGCTGTCCTCGCCGGAGCGGGCGAAGGAACTGCTCGAATGGCAGGCGGTCTGGACCCTGCACGACGGGCTGGCCGAAACGATGCGATGGCTCGCCCCGCGCGTCGTCGCCGAGCACGCGAGGCGGTACCACCGGTGA
- a CDS encoding DegT/DnrJ/EryC1/StrS family aminotransferase, whose protein sequence is MIPLAEPVLGELEARYLTECVDSGYVSSVGPFVDRFEQEFATAVGAAFAVACASGTAALHVALRLAGAGPGGLVAVSDFTFIASANAAAYTGADILLVDSEPDTWCMNTELLHDEVVRRANVGERLPDVVEVVHVLGHPAAIEPLLELRRRFGVRIVEDAAEALGASWRTGRVFSRQVGTVGDLGCYSFNGNKIITTGGGGMIVTDDARLAAAARHLTTQAKVTGEHYVHDTVGYNYRLTNLAAAVGLAQLERLPELLRAKRAIADRYRAGLGGLPMSPPPAAAWAAPSFWLSSVLLEASGQDPGAVVAALADDGVGARRLWPPLHRQRPYRSAERLGGAVADGLFRRGLSLPSSAGLTLADQQRVVAALASLLGAVPAERGTAP, encoded by the coding sequence GTGATCCCGCTGGCAGAGCCGGTCCTCGGCGAGCTCGAGGCACGCTACCTGACCGAATGCGTCGACAGCGGCTACGTGTCCTCGGTCGGTCCGTTCGTGGACCGGTTCGAGCAGGAGTTCGCCACGGCCGTCGGCGCGGCGTTCGCCGTCGCCTGCGCCAGCGGGACCGCGGCGCTGCACGTCGCCCTGCGGCTCGCCGGCGCGGGCCCGGGCGGGCTGGTCGCGGTCTCGGACTTCACGTTCATCGCGTCCGCCAACGCCGCGGCTTACACAGGGGCGGACATCCTGCTGGTGGACAGCGAGCCGGACACCTGGTGCATGAACACCGAGCTGCTGCACGACGAGGTCGTCCGCCGGGCCAATGTGGGGGAGCGGCTGCCGGACGTCGTCGAGGTGGTCCACGTACTAGGGCATCCGGCGGCCATAGAGCCGCTGCTGGAGCTGCGCCGCCGGTTCGGCGTGCGGATCGTCGAAGACGCCGCGGAGGCCCTGGGAGCGTCGTGGCGGACCGGGCGGGTCTTCAGCCGGCAGGTCGGCACGGTGGGCGACCTCGGTTGCTACTCGTTCAACGGCAACAAGATCATCACCACGGGTGGCGGCGGGATGATCGTCACCGACGACGCCCGGCTGGCGGCGGCCGCTCGTCACCTGACCACGCAGGCGAAGGTGACCGGCGAGCACTACGTCCACGACACCGTCGGCTACAACTACCGGCTGACCAACCTCGCCGCCGCCGTCGGGCTGGCGCAGCTCGAGCGGCTCCCGGAACTGCTGCGGGCGAAGCGGGCGATCGCGGACCGGTATCGGGCCGGGCTCGGCGGGTTGCCGATGTCGCCGCCGCCCGCGGCCGCGTGGGCGGCGCCGTCGTTCTGGTTGTCATCGGTCCTGCTGGAGGCGTCCGGGCAGGACCCGGGCGCCGTCGTTGCCGCATTGGCCGATGACGGGGTCGGCGCTCGTCGGCTGTGGCCGCCCTTGCATCGGCAGCGGCCGTACCGGTCGGCCGAGCGGCTCGGCGGCGCAGTGGCGGACGGTCTGTTCCGGCGCGGGCTCTCCCTGCCGTCGTCGGCCGGCCTCACGCTCGCCGACCAGCAGCGAGTGGTGGCCGCGCTCGCGTCGCTGTTGGGTGCCGTCCCGGCCGAACGAGGGACGGCACCATGA
- a CDS encoding NAD-dependent epimerase/dehydratase family protein has translation MKVLVTGVAGRVGSTLAQQLVRSGYEVRGTVRPDGRQPHPALARRIEVVEVALSDAAALRRAVAGVDVVVHLAARMVLGDMAPDRLLDVNVGGTMRLLEASVGGRRPVRRFVFASTDNTYGPARPRFSPITEDHPQQPADYYGMSKVLAEQLVRNHHELHGLEYTIVRLGSVVAPNEVRPLFRLAWSRAFVAGQVDAGRRGSLWPLFAGRDDLVAAIDEVVASRADNPAVVLTGPDGSPWAVHLTDVRDAVEGLTLGIEHGSAANGVFNVVGPRTTTFVDGAAAVVAERFDLETVTVELPVRLAFEVSTAKAQQLLGYSPRWDFAATLETALRAPHVDPTYLPVGRA, from the coding sequence GTGAAGGTACTGGTTACAGGGGTTGCGGGGCGGGTGGGCTCGACGCTGGCGCAGCAGCTGGTGCGGTCCGGCTACGAGGTACGCGGGACGGTCCGGCCGGACGGCCGGCAGCCGCATCCGGCGCTGGCGCGGCGGATCGAGGTGGTCGAGGTGGCGCTCAGCGACGCGGCTGCGTTGCGACGGGCCGTGGCGGGGGTGGACGTCGTGGTGCACCTGGCCGCACGGATGGTCCTCGGTGACATGGCACCTGATCGGCTGCTCGACGTCAACGTCGGCGGGACCATGCGGCTGCTGGAGGCGTCGGTGGGCGGACGACGGCCGGTGCGGCGGTTCGTCTTCGCGAGTACCGACAACACGTACGGACCGGCGCGGCCGCGGTTCAGCCCGATCACCGAAGACCATCCCCAGCAGCCGGCCGATTACTACGGCATGTCGAAGGTGCTGGCCGAGCAGCTGGTCCGCAACCACCATGAGTTGCACGGACTGGAGTACACGATCGTGCGGCTGGGGTCGGTGGTGGCGCCCAACGAGGTACGGCCGCTGTTCCGGCTGGCCTGGTCGCGGGCCTTCGTGGCCGGCCAGGTCGACGCGGGACGGCGCGGTAGCCTCTGGCCGCTGTTCGCCGGCCGTGACGACCTCGTCGCCGCGATTGACGAGGTGGTGGCGTCGCGTGCGGACAATCCGGCCGTCGTCCTGACGGGTCCGGACGGGTCGCCGTGGGCCGTGCATCTCACCGACGTTCGGGACGCGGTCGAGGGTCTGACGCTCGGGATCGAGCATGGCTCGGCGGCGAACGGCGTATTCAATGTCGTCGGTCCGCGGACCACGACGTTCGTGGACGGTGCGGCGGCGGTGGTGGCGGAGAGATTCGACCTGGAGACGGTGACGGTGGAGCTGCCGGTCAGGTTGGCGTTCGAGGTGTCGACGGCGAAGGCCCAGCAGCTGCTGGGCTACTCGCCACGATGGGACTTCGCCGCCACGTTGGAGACGGCGCTGCGAGCTCCCCACGTCGACCCGACTTACCTGCCGGTGGGCAGGGCGTAG